One Anolis carolinensis isolate JA03-04 chromosome 4, rAnoCar3.1.pri, whole genome shotgun sequence DNA window includes the following coding sequences:
- the LOC134298393 gene encoding uncharacterized protein LOC134298393: MPAIDVGETSGENASGTWPHSPKDIQQPCDPGHESLRQHIEHLYGEKLFQDTRRLEKLRTRKAHLLCSLTFLLRCRDTDTIPQFLAAKRTFKTPQAHRIYNRLERNLLRERIHTIRKELANTDKELLHLHINISQKMNTQDWDKIDSLTYKKMEKDMVLHTKRQKQKFDKCRKQQPKPELDKSRTIINLTDRQLTEDQVSILEKGGNFAVTTTRIPVENIIANVESAIYQLPEEEAEEVRIETARILRNAKLPPSNITRKERQAIKDLNSDPEIIILPADKGNATVIMETKQYKEKIRQLLDPTIYKKLKQDPTNKITRKTNTLIKNSSINFDIRQQLCKSEALPPRLYGLPKIHKDSIPLRPIVSAIGSPTYNLAKFLATQLQTHIGLTAHYIKDSTHFIEKISNLNLSTKDILISFDVVSLFTKVPVADTLTLIKQNFPEDITALFHHCLTTSYFQWDTGFYEQKDGVAMGSPLSPVVANFYMEYFEKQALETAPKKPTVWFRYVDDTFTIWSHGEEELSKFLDHLNSIHPNIQFTMEKEKEGKLPFLDVLVIRKPNQQLGHTVYRKPTHTDRYLHKNSNHHPSQKRSTIKALTDRAQRICEPHLLQGELNHLNWALQANGYSTTDIRRAARPRTSHESQDKDPPRGKVYLPYIKGTTDRIGKLMKRHNLQTIYKPTKKIQQMLRSAKDKRDPLSSAGVYRIPCSCGQVYIGTTKRSAQTRVKEHERHCRLIQPEKSAIAEHLMNQPGHRILFENTKMLDHSNNYHVRLHREAIEIHKHVDNFNRKEETMKMNKIWLPVLQNSKIRTVNKKQYSENRGFPDMNQPRAVNDSKQRMPQRQEEDSR, encoded by the coding sequence atgcctgccatagatgtgggcgaaacgtcaggagagaatgcttctggaacatggccacacagcccgaaagacatacaacaaccctgtgatcccggccatgaaagccttcgacaacacattgaacatctctacggggagaaattgttccaagacacacggagattggaaaaactaaggaccaggaaagcacatctgctgtgctccctgaccttccttctacgctgcagagacacagataccatcccacaatttcttgcagccaaaaggaccttcaaaacaccacaggctcatcgcatttacaaccgcctggaacgcaacctcttgagagagagaatccacaccatccgcaaagaactcgcaaacacagacaaagaactgctgcacctccacatcaacatcagccaaaagatgaatacccaggactgggataaaatagacagccttacctacaagaaaatggagaaagacatggttctccacaccaagagacaaaaacaaaaatttgacaaatgccgtaagcaacagccaaagccagaactggataaatcacggaccatcatcaacctgacagacagacaactcactgaagaccaagtatccattctagaaaaaggaggaaattttgcagtcaccaccaccaggatcccagtagaaaacatcattgccaatgttgaatcagcaatttaccagctccctgaggaagaagcagaggaggtaagaattgaaacagcaaggatcctgagaaatgcaaaactcccccccagcaacataacgagaaaagaaagacaggccatcaaagatctcaactcagatcctgaaatcatcattcttccagctgacaaggggaatgccacagtaatcatggaaacaaaacaatacaaagaaaaaatcagacaacttctagatcccacaatttacaagaaactgaaacaagaccccactaacaaaatcaccagaaaaacgaacactctaatcaagaactcctccattaactttgacatacgccaacagctgtgcaaatcagaagccctcccacccaggctttacggactccccaaaatccacaaggactccatcccactcagacccattgtaagtgccattggatcgccgacttacaacctggcaaaatttctggctacacagctacaaacccacattgggctcactgcacattatatcaaggactctacacactttatagaaaagatcagcaacctcaatctaagcaccaaggacatcctgatcagctttgatgtggtgtccctttttaccaaagtcccagtagctgacaccctcacactaatcaaacaaaacttcccagaagacatcacagccctgtttcaccattgcctcaccactagctactttcagtgggacactggattctatgaacagaaggatggagtggccatggggagccctctcagcccagtagtagcaaatttctatatggaatactttgaaaaacaggccctagaaacagcaccaaaaaagccaactgtttggttcagatacgtagatgacaccttcacgatttggagccatggagaggaagaactcagcaagttcctggaccatcttaacagcatccacccaaacatccaattcaccatggaaaaagaaaaggaaggaaaactgccatttctagatgttctggtcatccgcaaacccaatcaacaattgggccacacagtttacagaaaacctacacacacagatagataccttcataaaaactccaaccatcacccaagtcaaaaaaggagcacaatcaaagccctgacagaccgtgcacaaagaatctgcgaacctcacctcctccaaggtgaactcaaccacctaaactgggctctacaggccaatggatactccaccacagacatcagaagagctgcaaggccaagaacaagccatgagagtcaagacaaagatccacccagaggaaaggtgtacttaccatacatcaagggaactactgaccgcatagggaagctgatgaagaggcacaacctacaaactatctacaaacccacgaagaaaatccaacaaatgctacggtcagcgaaggacaagagggatcctctctcttctgcaggagtctaccggataccatgcagctgtggacaagtctacatagggacaaccaaacgcagcgcccaaacaagagtcaaagaacatgaaaggcactgcagactaattcaaccagagaaatcagccatagcagagcatttgatgaaccagcctggacacagaatactatttgagaacacaaaaatgctggaccattctaacaactatcatgtcagactacacagagaagccattgaaatccacaagcatgtggacaacttcaacagaaaggaagaaaccatgaaaatgaacaaaatctggctaccagtattacaaaactcaaaaatcagaacagtaaataaaaagcaatactctgaaaacagagggtttccagacatgaatcaaccaagggcagttaacgactctaaacaaaggatgccccagaggcaggaagaagacagcagataa